One Panicum virgatum strain AP13 chromosome 3N, P.virgatum_v5, whole genome shotgun sequence DNA segment encodes these proteins:
- the LOC120664279 gene encoding boron transporter 4-like isoform X1: MGVDVVWFPTYLQSYMRGESEKRGAVTSKEMAGPNKVPFSGVAEDFKGRAACYKQDWNNGFRSGFRILAPTLYIFFASAVPVIAFGEQLSKDTDGALTTVEALASTAICGIIHSIIGGQPLLIVGVAEPTIIMYTYIYNFAKSQPNLGEKMFLPWAGWVCIWTSVMLFLMAMFNAAAILNKFTRFSGELFGMLITILFMQQAIKGMVGEYSVPEGNDESQPTFQFQWLYVNGLLGVIFSMGVLYTSLASMEARSSLYGTGWQRSLIADYGVPLMVILWTALSYSLPSKIPSGVPRRLFTPLPWEPKSLQHWTVAKDLLSVPPTHIFLAIVPAAMVAGLYFFDHSVASQMAQQKEFNLKNPSAYHYDILVLSLTTLICGLLGIPPSNGVLPQSPMHTRSLAVLKRQLIRKRMVRTAQEGMMNNATSSEVYGKMQEIFIKMDNGSNSVSASNELKDLKDAIIPEGDGAGKVPEAFDPEKHVDSYLPVRVNEQRVSNLLQSLLVGGCIGVTPLIRRIPTSVLWGYFAYMSVDSVPGNQFWERIKLMFVTPQRRYKVLEGAHASFVESVPFNIISAFTLFQLIYLLLVFGMTWIPMAGILFPLLFFFLIVIREHLIPKYFDPAHLRELDAAEYEELEGFTPDPSEGGDESVRSRDAQPEYASEILEEFTTHRGELKHRNSSFRDGRLLQLNSVRMTRELSRTMSRAPTLRREH; this comes from the exons ATGGGTGTGGATGTAGTTTGGTTTCCAACATATTTGCAGAGCTATATGCGGGGAGAATCAGAGAAGCGTGGCGCCGTAACAAGCAAAGAG ATGGCGGGACCTAATAAAGTCCCATTTAGTGGAGTGGCTGAGGATTTCAAAGGAAGAGCAGCTTGTTACAAACAAGACTGGAACAATGGGTTCCGTTCTGGTTTCAG GATATTGGCACCTACACTCTACATATTCTTTGCATCTGCCGTTCCTGTAATAGCCTTTGGGGAGCAATTAAGTAAAGATACAG ATGGCGCACTGACCACTGTTGAGGCATTAGCATCAACTGCTATTTGTGGAATCATACATTCAATCATAGGCGGACAGCCACTATTAATTGTGGGAGTTGCAGAGCCGACTATTATTATGTATACTTATATCTACAATTTTGCAAAAAGTCAGCCGAACCTGGGAGAGAAAATGTTTCTTCCATGGGCTGGATG GGTTTGCATCTGGACTTCCGTTATGTTGTTCCTCATGGCAATGTTTAACGCTGCAGCTATTCTAAACAAATTTACAAGGTTTTCAGGAGAACTTTTTGGAATGTTGATCACAATTCTGTTCATGCAACAGGCTATCAAA GGGATGGTGGGCGAATACAGTGTCCCTGAGGGTAATGACGAAAGTCAACCGACATTCCAGTTCCAATGGTTATATGTTAATGGTCTCCTTGGAGTTATCTTTTCAATGGGTGTACTATATACTTCATTAGCCAGCATGGAGGCAAGATCGTCTCTATACGGAACTG GGTGGCAAAGGAGCTTAATTGCTGACTATGGCGTTCCACTGATGGTCATACTGTGGACAGCACTATCGTATTCATTGCCAAGCAAGATCCCTTCAGGAGTCCCTAGGAGGCTCTTCACCCCACTTCCTTGGGAACCCAAGTCACTCCAGCATTGGACAGTAGCAAAG GATCTTTTGTCTGTCCCTCCAACACATATATTTCTGGCTATTGTGCCTGCTGCGATGGTTGCAGGGCTCTATTTCTTTGATCACAGTGTAGCTTCACAGATGGCTCAGCAGAAGGAATTTAATTTGAAGAACCCATCAGCCTACCATTATGACATTTTGGTCCTGAGCTTGACG ACCTTGATCTGCGGTCTTCTTGGCATTCCTCCATCTAATGGAGTGCTTCCTCAGTCCCCCATGCACACAAGAAGTCTTGCTGTCCTCAAACGGCAG TTGATTCGCAAAAGGATGGTCCGAACTGCCCAGGAGGGGATGATGAATAATGCTACCAGTTCAGAAGTTTATGGCAAGATGCAAGAGATTTTCATAAAAATGGACAATGGAAGCAAC TCTGTTTCTGCCAGCAACGAGCTGAAGGACTTGAAGGATGCCATTATTCCAGAGGGGGATGGAGCAGGGAAAGTGCCTGAAGCATTTGATCCTGAGAAGCATGTGGATTCTTACTTGCCTGTCCGGGTGAATGAGCAGAGAGTAAGCAATCTGTTACAGTCCCTGTTGGTTGGTGGTTGTATCGGAGTTACGCCGCTCATTCGGAGGATACCAACATCAGTCCTTTGGGGTTACTTTGCCTATATGTCCGTCGACAGTGTTCCTGGGAACCAGTTCTGGGAGAGGATAAAACTTATGTTTGTCACACCTCAAAGGCGCTACAA GGTTCTTGAAGGAGCACATGCATCCTTCGTGGAGTCGGTGCCTTTCAACATAATATCTGCCTTCACGCTGTTCCAGCTAATTTATCTCTTGCTCGTCTTTGGGATGACATGGATACCAATGGCAGGAATCCTCTTCCCGCTGCTCTTCTTTTTTCTCATTGTAATCAGGGAGCATCTCATTCCGAAGTATTTTGATCCTGCCCACCTGAGGGAATTAGATGCAGCAGAGTACGAAGAACTCGAGGGTTTCACCCCTGATCCTTCAGAG GGCGGCGATGAGTCTGTTCGCAGCCGAGATGCCCAGCCTGAATACGCTTCTGAGATACTGGAGGAATTCACGACACACCGTGGAGAGTTGAAGCACAGGAACTCGAGCTTCCGCGACGGGAGGCTACTTCAG CTTAACTCGGTCAGGATGACAAGAGAGCTTTCCCGGACTATGTCGAGGGCTCCAACGCTCAGGCGGGAGCattga
- the LOC120664279 gene encoding boron transporter 4-like isoform X2, translating into MAGPNKVPFSGVAEDFKGRAACYKQDWNNGFRSGFRILAPTLYIFFASAVPVIAFGEQLSKDTDGALTTVEALASTAICGIIHSIIGGQPLLIVGVAEPTIIMYTYIYNFAKSQPNLGEKMFLPWAGWVCIWTSVMLFLMAMFNAAAILNKFTRFSGELFGMLITILFMQQAIKGMVGEYSVPEGNDESQPTFQFQWLYVNGLLGVIFSMGVLYTSLASMEARSSLYGTGWQRSLIADYGVPLMVILWTALSYSLPSKIPSGVPRRLFTPLPWEPKSLQHWTVAKDLLSVPPTHIFLAIVPAAMVAGLYFFDHSVASQMAQQKEFNLKNPSAYHYDILVLSLTTLICGLLGIPPSNGVLPQSPMHTRSLAVLKRQLIRKRMVRTAQEGMMNNATSSEVYGKMQEIFIKMDNGSNSVSASNELKDLKDAIIPEGDGAGKVPEAFDPEKHVDSYLPVRVNEQRVSNLLQSLLVGGCIGVTPLIRRIPTSVLWGYFAYMSVDSVPGNQFWERIKLMFVTPQRRYKVLEGAHASFVESVPFNIISAFTLFQLIYLLLVFGMTWIPMAGILFPLLFFFLIVIREHLIPKYFDPAHLRELDAAEYEELEGFTPDPSEGGDESVRSRDAQPEYASEILEEFTTHRGELKHRNSSFRDGRLLQLNSVRMTRELSRTMSRAPTLRREH; encoded by the exons ATGGCGGGACCTAATAAAGTCCCATTTAGTGGAGTGGCTGAGGATTTCAAAGGAAGAGCAGCTTGTTACAAACAAGACTGGAACAATGGGTTCCGTTCTGGTTTCAG GATATTGGCACCTACACTCTACATATTCTTTGCATCTGCCGTTCCTGTAATAGCCTTTGGGGAGCAATTAAGTAAAGATACAG ATGGCGCACTGACCACTGTTGAGGCATTAGCATCAACTGCTATTTGTGGAATCATACATTCAATCATAGGCGGACAGCCACTATTAATTGTGGGAGTTGCAGAGCCGACTATTATTATGTATACTTATATCTACAATTTTGCAAAAAGTCAGCCGAACCTGGGAGAGAAAATGTTTCTTCCATGGGCTGGATG GGTTTGCATCTGGACTTCCGTTATGTTGTTCCTCATGGCAATGTTTAACGCTGCAGCTATTCTAAACAAATTTACAAGGTTTTCAGGAGAACTTTTTGGAATGTTGATCACAATTCTGTTCATGCAACAGGCTATCAAA GGGATGGTGGGCGAATACAGTGTCCCTGAGGGTAATGACGAAAGTCAACCGACATTCCAGTTCCAATGGTTATATGTTAATGGTCTCCTTGGAGTTATCTTTTCAATGGGTGTACTATATACTTCATTAGCCAGCATGGAGGCAAGATCGTCTCTATACGGAACTG GGTGGCAAAGGAGCTTAATTGCTGACTATGGCGTTCCACTGATGGTCATACTGTGGACAGCACTATCGTATTCATTGCCAAGCAAGATCCCTTCAGGAGTCCCTAGGAGGCTCTTCACCCCACTTCCTTGGGAACCCAAGTCACTCCAGCATTGGACAGTAGCAAAG GATCTTTTGTCTGTCCCTCCAACACATATATTTCTGGCTATTGTGCCTGCTGCGATGGTTGCAGGGCTCTATTTCTTTGATCACAGTGTAGCTTCACAGATGGCTCAGCAGAAGGAATTTAATTTGAAGAACCCATCAGCCTACCATTATGACATTTTGGTCCTGAGCTTGACG ACCTTGATCTGCGGTCTTCTTGGCATTCCTCCATCTAATGGAGTGCTTCCTCAGTCCCCCATGCACACAAGAAGTCTTGCTGTCCTCAAACGGCAG TTGATTCGCAAAAGGATGGTCCGAACTGCCCAGGAGGGGATGATGAATAATGCTACCAGTTCAGAAGTTTATGGCAAGATGCAAGAGATTTTCATAAAAATGGACAATGGAAGCAAC TCTGTTTCTGCCAGCAACGAGCTGAAGGACTTGAAGGATGCCATTATTCCAGAGGGGGATGGAGCAGGGAAAGTGCCTGAAGCATTTGATCCTGAGAAGCATGTGGATTCTTACTTGCCTGTCCGGGTGAATGAGCAGAGAGTAAGCAATCTGTTACAGTCCCTGTTGGTTGGTGGTTGTATCGGAGTTACGCCGCTCATTCGGAGGATACCAACATCAGTCCTTTGGGGTTACTTTGCCTATATGTCCGTCGACAGTGTTCCTGGGAACCAGTTCTGGGAGAGGATAAAACTTATGTTTGTCACACCTCAAAGGCGCTACAA GGTTCTTGAAGGAGCACATGCATCCTTCGTGGAGTCGGTGCCTTTCAACATAATATCTGCCTTCACGCTGTTCCAGCTAATTTATCTCTTGCTCGTCTTTGGGATGACATGGATACCAATGGCAGGAATCCTCTTCCCGCTGCTCTTCTTTTTTCTCATTGTAATCAGGGAGCATCTCATTCCGAAGTATTTTGATCCTGCCCACCTGAGGGAATTAGATGCAGCAGAGTACGAAGAACTCGAGGGTTTCACCCCTGATCCTTCAGAG GGCGGCGATGAGTCTGTTCGCAGCCGAGATGCCCAGCCTGAATACGCTTCTGAGATACTGGAGGAATTCACGACACACCGTGGAGAGTTGAAGCACAGGAACTCGAGCTTCCGCGACGGGAGGCTACTTCAG CTTAACTCGGTCAGGATGACAAGAGAGCTTTCCCGGACTATGTCGAGGGCTCCAACGCTCAGGCGGGAGCattga
- the LOC120664279 gene encoding boron transporter 4-like isoform X3 encodes MLFLMAMFNAAAILNKFTRFSGELFGMLITILFMQQAIKGMVGEYSVPEGNDESQPTFQFQWLYVNGLLGVIFSMGVLYTSLASMEARSSLYGTGWQRSLIADYGVPLMVILWTALSYSLPSKIPSGVPRRLFTPLPWEPKSLQHWTVAKDLLSVPPTHIFLAIVPAAMVAGLYFFDHSVASQMAQQKEFNLKNPSAYHYDILVLSLTTLICGLLGIPPSNGVLPQSPMHTRSLAVLKRQLIRKRMVRTAQEGMMNNATSSEVYGKMQEIFIKMDNGSNSVSASNELKDLKDAIIPEGDGAGKVPEAFDPEKHVDSYLPVRVNEQRVSNLLQSLLVGGCIGVTPLIRRIPTSVLWGYFAYMSVDSVPGNQFWERIKLMFVTPQRRYKVLEGAHASFVESVPFNIISAFTLFQLIYLLLVFGMTWIPMAGILFPLLFFFLIVIREHLIPKYFDPAHLRELDAAEYEELEGFTPDPSEGGDESVRSRDAQPEYASEILEEFTTHRGELKHRNSSFRDGRLLQLNSVRMTRELSRTMSRAPTLRREH; translated from the exons ATGTTGTTCCTCATGGCAATGTTTAACGCTGCAGCTATTCTAAACAAATTTACAAGGTTTTCAGGAGAACTTTTTGGAATGTTGATCACAATTCTGTTCATGCAACAGGCTATCAAA GGGATGGTGGGCGAATACAGTGTCCCTGAGGGTAATGACGAAAGTCAACCGACATTCCAGTTCCAATGGTTATATGTTAATGGTCTCCTTGGAGTTATCTTTTCAATGGGTGTACTATATACTTCATTAGCCAGCATGGAGGCAAGATCGTCTCTATACGGAACTG GGTGGCAAAGGAGCTTAATTGCTGACTATGGCGTTCCACTGATGGTCATACTGTGGACAGCACTATCGTATTCATTGCCAAGCAAGATCCCTTCAGGAGTCCCTAGGAGGCTCTTCACCCCACTTCCTTGGGAACCCAAGTCACTCCAGCATTGGACAGTAGCAAAG GATCTTTTGTCTGTCCCTCCAACACATATATTTCTGGCTATTGTGCCTGCTGCGATGGTTGCAGGGCTCTATTTCTTTGATCACAGTGTAGCTTCACAGATGGCTCAGCAGAAGGAATTTAATTTGAAGAACCCATCAGCCTACCATTATGACATTTTGGTCCTGAGCTTGACG ACCTTGATCTGCGGTCTTCTTGGCATTCCTCCATCTAATGGAGTGCTTCCTCAGTCCCCCATGCACACAAGAAGTCTTGCTGTCCTCAAACGGCAG TTGATTCGCAAAAGGATGGTCCGAACTGCCCAGGAGGGGATGATGAATAATGCTACCAGTTCAGAAGTTTATGGCAAGATGCAAGAGATTTTCATAAAAATGGACAATGGAAGCAAC TCTGTTTCTGCCAGCAACGAGCTGAAGGACTTGAAGGATGCCATTATTCCAGAGGGGGATGGAGCAGGGAAAGTGCCTGAAGCATTTGATCCTGAGAAGCATGTGGATTCTTACTTGCCTGTCCGGGTGAATGAGCAGAGAGTAAGCAATCTGTTACAGTCCCTGTTGGTTGGTGGTTGTATCGGAGTTACGCCGCTCATTCGGAGGATACCAACATCAGTCCTTTGGGGTTACTTTGCCTATATGTCCGTCGACAGTGTTCCTGGGAACCAGTTCTGGGAGAGGATAAAACTTATGTTTGTCACACCTCAAAGGCGCTACAA GGTTCTTGAAGGAGCACATGCATCCTTCGTGGAGTCGGTGCCTTTCAACATAATATCTGCCTTCACGCTGTTCCAGCTAATTTATCTCTTGCTCGTCTTTGGGATGACATGGATACCAATGGCAGGAATCCTCTTCCCGCTGCTCTTCTTTTTTCTCATTGTAATCAGGGAGCATCTCATTCCGAAGTATTTTGATCCTGCCCACCTGAGGGAATTAGATGCAGCAGAGTACGAAGAACTCGAGGGTTTCACCCCTGATCCTTCAGAG GGCGGCGATGAGTCTGTTCGCAGCCGAGATGCCCAGCCTGAATACGCTTCTGAGATACTGGAGGAATTCACGACACACCGTGGAGAGTTGAAGCACAGGAACTCGAGCTTCCGCGACGGGAGGCTACTTCAG CTTAACTCGGTCAGGATGACAAGAGAGCTTTCCCGGACTATGTCGAGGGCTCCAACGCTCAGGCGGGAGCattga